Within the Bacillus sp. FSL K6-3431 genome, the region CTTCTTTACTTTCCGGATAGCAAGTTGGGCGACACGTTTTGCGACTTTTAAATGAATGGCGTGAGAAGCTTTATTCAACTCAATAATATTTGCCTTGATATTAAATACTTCACTGAATTCAAATCCCATTATGCATACCCTTTGTACTCAAGTAGGACCTCTTGATGAGATACATAAACAAAAGGTTTTTTTGTTGATTCGTACTTTTCACCATTAACGATGAGAATATCCCCCGCCCTAATCTCGATATGGCTAGAGAGAAACATTTTTACATCATAGTTAATAGCGTTCGCTTCACCTTGCGCTGTATTGTCTAATTTCGAACTTGAAAGACGGCATGGTACGTCAGAATGTTTCGTTATCCATTCCATCCCATCCGCACCGTTCTGCTTAACTATTTCCTCATAACGTTTTATCTCAGCCTCTTTGTCATACATAAACTCAACTGCTCCAGTAGCTTTCGCCATGATGCTTTGGATGTTCATACTACCACCTCAACTTCCGAAAACTGTTCAGTTGCTTCGAATAATCAAAGATTAATTTTTCAGTAGCTCTTTCACGCGATTCAACCTTTGCAGAGCCGAACGTCACTTGGATGTCACCCTCTTTTATGGCAGATACAGACGATTGACTATCAGGATCCGCTTTTCTTTCTTCACCTGTAATTAAATCAATGACCATATTTGCATGAACGTATCGCAAATCAGAAGGGATATCACTTCTGTTGCAATAAGTCATTATTGACTGGCCAACTTCTTCGATGTACATGTTTAACTCAATATCAGAAGGTTTCGGATCAGTTAATTTCATTTTAACAATATCGATTATGTTCATAATTACTCACTGTCGCCTTCAATTAGAGCGAGTAAGGCATCAACTTGTTCAGGAGTAAATTGTGGTTCAGCGTTTTGACCTGGTGGGCCGTCTGATCCTGTAGGTCCCCTACCACCGGGATCGCCTTTATTTCCTTTTAATGAATCTAACCATTCCTGTTCAGAGCCGCTGAAGCCATTTTCCACAGCGATTTCATAAGCAGATGGTCCCGGTGGCCCTTGTTCACCTGTTCCGCCCCCTCCAATAGGTAAGGGATTCTCTTTAGATACAGTGATGGTCTTCTTCTGCTCCGGATCCCAATATTGCATGACAGACATTACTCATCACCTTCTTGATCATTGCCTTCTGGTTCGTCATTTTCAAAATTTCGAATAGCTTCCAATATTTCTTCTTTCTTTTTGGCATCTTTGAAATCAATGTCATTCTCAGCTGCATACTCTTTTAATTCAGGAACCGTCATTTCTTCAATTGACTTTGGGGCTTGCTCAACTTCTCCGGTAATCTTCACCAGAGTTTCATTTACGTGTTCATCTTCCATTTCAAAAAATTCGCCTGTCCGGTAAGTGACGCCATTATACCGGACAGAGATATCAATAACTTGTACTATTTTCATGATTGTACCTCCTTATGCAATAGGTTGTGCTTGGAACACTTCATCAGCAGCAGGGAAAGATGGAATTGCAGTAGCAACTGCTTTCGTCCACGTACTCACTGGATCAAGTGATTCCTCGTATACCATAGCAAGTACATTCCCAATATTATTTACCTCAACAGCAGGATCACGTACTAAACGATTTTCTTCTGGTGTTGGGCCATATAGCGTTTCACCTAAAGTACCATCACCAAACATAACGAATTTGTTATTTGGGAAGTAACGGTGTTTAGTATACGTTCCATTCGCATTTTGCTTTCGATACTGATTATTGTAAGTGCCAATAACAGGTAGTTCATGTTGCTGCATAAATGCGTTTAAATCCGCACGTGTAGCAACTCGCATGGAGTCTTTGCCAAACAATGCCCCTATGATACGAGGATGGCGCAATAGAGCTGTCAATACCGCACTGGATGTAAGTGCTCTTGTCGGTTTTGCATCTAGCGTGTCAGCCCATCGTAGAAGATCTTCTATCGGATCAGAATCAGGATTCGTCCATAATCCTGTACCTGAAAGTGCTTCTTTATTTTCAGCTGGCACTTGGTAATCAACAGTCATATCAAGACCGTTTTCGTCAAGCGTAACAGTTCCGTTTGCCAATGCTTCCATACGCATTGCTTCAACACGTGCTTTTACACCAGCCACAAGGACATCCACATCGTTAAATACTTCTTTCATCAAATATTCCTGCTCTGCAGCATTACGAGGACTTTCGATCGCAATGATATCTTTTTCTTTCAGTTGCAATTTACGTTTAATAAACGCAAGCTCTATAGCCATCTTACTTGCTTCACGGCTACCGATTTCTGCTTCAGTATCGAACGCATGAACAGAAGCAATTACAGGCAAAGAGCTACCACCCTTAATCATGTCGAATTCTAGAGATTGCTTTTTTACTTCCGGGAAAAGTGTTTCGCCTAAAAGTGCTGGGAATTCACGAGCTTTTAAATAGTTAAGTACATCCTTCTGATTAAATAGTTCTAAAATGCTTGGCATATTATCGTCTCCATTTCTATTCGTTTATCGATATTTAATTTCTGTCATAGCTTCTTTTGCTTCTTCAGATGGCGCAATCGGAAGACGTGCTTCAAGGACATAAGCTTCAACCAAAACGGCACCTGGCTGTGGTCCTTCTGTGACGTCGACATCCGTGTAGATGATACCTTTTGCTGTTGCATCGTTCTTAGGATAGATCGTACCCGCCTTTACGATTTTACGGCCATTAGCATCTGCCGTTACCCCTACGTTGCTAATCTGATGCGTGAACGATTGGACATTGGCACTTGCTAGGAAATTGATTTCTTCTGCTTTTCCGTAGTTTTTTACGTACATGATATATCTCCTCTCTTATCCCCAAATTGTATTTTGTACTGGTTCTGCTTGCTTATTGGCTTGCTGTGCAAATCCTGCACCAATACTAGAAGGTGGCGTTCCTGGTGGATTACCCTCAGCTGGTTTCGCTCCTTTAAATTCAGGAGCCGGATTGCTTTCTGGAACAAACAAAAAGGACTTCGATTCTTGCAGGGTTTTAATCTGCTCATCAAGTCCTTTGGCGACGTTCCCGTCTTTATCTAATTCAATTTTTTCTTTATCGATTTGGCTTATTGCATAATCTGCATCGTGGACCTTCCCTACAAGCGCTAATTTCAAAGCACTAGATAACTGGGTTTCTTTGATTTTTGTTTCATACAAACCCTTATCTGTGTCATATTGTTTTTGCAGATCAGTAAGCTTTGTTTGAAGATCTTCGCTGCCCTCAGCCTGTTTCTTTAAATCCTTCAGGTCCTTGTCCCGTTGGTCCAGTTGCCCTTGTAGATCATCAACGCTGGATGTTAGATCAGCGTTTTTCGCTTTATGAGATTCAACTGTTTTTCCATGTTCAGTCATAATGGATTCAATTTTCCCTTTTTCTAGTCCCAAACCTTCTAGAAATTCACGTTTCATAAATAGATTCCTCCTTGGTTACGATGATTTTACGTGGTTACGTCCACGACCAGCTTTGGTAGTTAACGTCCACAAATGCTAAAAAGACGAGATTTAATTGTTGCTTATAACTCTTTTTCCTCGGCGGGAAAAGTTACATTTACTGAATAACCTACAGAACCATCATCATACTTGGTTCTTTCTAGTTGAACCGTTTCAATGGCCTTAGGGTCAAATGCCGACAAAGTTTGGATAGCGATTTCCAGCATTTTCTCGTTCTCCAAGTTATCACCTACTTTCATGAACTTTTTTTATCGCAACATAAAAAGCACTCCCTACCAGTTACGGTTGAAAGTGCCTTTACTCAATGAATTCAATCTTTTTTACTTCTTTTTCATTAAAGTTAACTAATTGACCTTTAAGCGTTCCTTCTGTTGGTATAATTGTCAATTCCTGAATCAATTCATCGCTGTCGGCTGGCGATGTCCAGTGGTCAACAATGCCAATCAGACTTTGGCCATCAACAAAGGATACACTGATTTTTGTTCCTGAATCATAGTATATATCCACTCCTTACACCTCCTGATCAGTTTTAATAGGTACAATATGTGTACGTTTTTTAGAGTGATGTATTTTAAATTTATTTGTTTCGAATGCTTCATTTCTCGAAACCGCAATACCAATAATTTCATCGACATGAATAACCTCTTTATTAATACGGCTTCCAGTACGATTAGTTTCAACAATTCCAGTACCTGCATATTTATCAAATAGTTTTTGGACATCTACATCATCAAAAAAGTAACTTTTCCCTTCAATGACCGTTGACTTCATATGCGGTGATTGCTTCTCTTTGTTTATTACCGAACCAAACGATCCATTACTTAATCTAGATTTTACATAATAATTATCTTGAAGTTTGCTCCACTCTATAGCTTTAGTATACTTTAATTCTTGGAAGGCTGCAAAAGATCTAGGAGCATCTCCCCCAAGTATGTCCTTGTATTTCTTATGTTGATTCTTATCTGTTGATCGGTTCAGAATCATTTCCTCTGTAGCTACTCTTTCTAGATCATCTTCAACATACTTCTCATGCCACTCTTCATAAGACATAGAATCAATAAGCCCATCCGCCGATTGCCTTTTCTCATCCTGCATGTATTCCGATTCATCAAAATACGGAATGGTCGTGGACCTACATCTTACATGAAAAGGATTCGCTGTTACCCCCGGCTCATAGTCTTTCACATCATAAACTTTACCGTCCTGTTCCCTACAAATGGTAGATGTTCGACTATCCAATGTCGCTAAAACCTCGTACTTTTCAATCCCAGCATCGATGTAGCTGTTTTGTGCAGCCAGGCCATGGAAGAAGTTTGATTCAGTCCTAACTAACGCTTCAACTTTTGATTTACTTACATCTGTCGCATCCATAATTACCTTTGTCGTCTTTTGCATGGATCGACCAGATACAAAACTCTTTTCCAGTTCTCTCTTTATCGTCTGCAACGCACCAGATTGATGATCCCAAATACGTTTTGAAAATTCCTTTCCACTCCAATTATAAGTAAGGAATTCTTTCATTGTCGTATCAGAAACCGCTGCTACCGTACCTGCGATTGCTCCTTGCTTTGCAAGATCAAACATCGATTGATAATATGAATTTTGATATACCTCACCAAGGCCTGTATATGTATATTCCTGCAACCCATTCATACCACCGTACATTTCAATCATTCGCATTTCTATTTGCAGGTTCAATGCCTCTAGTCGAGAAATGCGGGTACGATAACTTATAGCATTCAGCAGCCTGTCGTGTTCAGGATTACTGGATAGTGACATTTCTCTAAATCGTTTTAAATCGATATTCATAAGATCTTTTAATTCTTTTGCTGTGAGATATTTTCGTGCTTCAGCAAGTGTTATTTCATTCTCTTTAGAATAACGACCGTAGAACGCTTCTATTTGCCGTAGGATGTCTTGTTGTGCTTCACGTAGACTTTCATCCATTCGAGCCAAGAACTTACTTGCAATGAGTTGTGATTCCATTTCGCGTTGCGCCGATCGACTTTCCCAATACTTATTCATCGACCTTCACTTCTTTCGGAAACACATCCTCATACCCGTCAATTTCCTTCTGGCGTTCCTTCTTTTGCTCCTCCAGCCGTGCTTCAACTTCTTCTGTATACCAAGGATGATTTTCCCGAATGGTCTTATCATCAAGAATACCGACTGATTTTGAAGTATTGTCAATTGCCTCTGTTTCAGCAATGATAATGTCACGATTGAAAATGATATTGACTTTCTCTTTCGTAAAATCTCCTTTACCTGTCATAAGTAAATGGTGATTAATGAACCACAGCATGTGCTCAATGGATGATTGGAACTCCGATTCAAGAATGTTACAATCCATATCTAAATCGCTGTAACGAAAGCGTAAGGCTACTCCTGAAGCATCTCGTAGGCCTTGCTCTCTTGTATCAACGCCGCGTCCAAACTCATAGATAGAATTACGGTTACGATCAATCTCTTTTTCAACGGCTTCTGTCTGGATATCAGCCTGCAGTTTGTCTACATCTCCATTTTCATCCAACTTAACGGCCATATATTCATTCAAATCTTTGATGAACTCAGCAAGATCAACCCCGCCATAGTTTATAAGTTTATAAATGAATTTCGGAACGTCTGCCAATATATCCGCATTCGTTGAAGCCTGCAGGTTGTAGTTGTCCACCAATGACTTGATGCTATCCACAAGAGGTTGCTCTTCCTCGTTATATTTAAAGTGTATTAATGGGATTCGTTCCCACACATATGGTTTCCCGTTAATTGTGAAATGATGGTTCTGTTCCAAGCCTGCAGGAACATCAGGTATTAGCTTTCCGGCTTCAAAGATGAAGAATTTAATGCCCTTTGATTGGTAATACTCAACCTTCTTCTGTTTAACCTTATCCCCATTCATATAGATACTTACATCGTAAACACGTAAGAATGACAGGACTTCCATATGTTCGTTATCAGCCCAGAACGGAATGATCTGTTCAGATGGGAACTTAGTAAAGGATAGATCTCCCCGCTCGTTAAAGTACGGATGGAGATAGGCAATTCCTTTGTTGATCGCTTCCTTGCCCACGTTCTTAATTTTCTTCAGCAAGCCCCGATCAAACGTATCTGTCATGATGCCACTATACGCTTTATTTTCAGTACCGAATGTTGGTTCTTTGGAAAGTAGATAGCCAATCTTCTGGTCTACAAGCTTTTTCGCAAAGCCATGTGCCAACTTCTGATTCGATTTCCATTTAATCTTTTGTTCTTTTTGAAGGATATCAGCTTTGTTCCGGTAATAGAGTTCACCAGTAAGCATATTCTTTCGAGTCTCACTCTTCTCCCAATCTTGAATCTCTTTTACTAGTATTTCATCATCAGTAATGACGTTATTTACCATGTCGCTTATGACACTCACCATCCTTTCATGCCAAGGTGCACGATACAGGTCCTCTATTAGCATTTACTCACCTCATTTCAACACGGATACAGACGGCCGTTTCATGTCCCTTTCAAATGCATAACGCGTGGCATCAATCGTATGATTGTCCTTATCCTCTAATCTCGGTAACGGATTGCCATCACGATCCGTCTGGTAATCGATGTTCTCAAATTCCCTAGCGATGTTTGGTGTTCGAGTGGGGTCGATGCAAATAAAATCTAAATCATCAAGCCATTCTTCCCCATATTGCACACTGTCAGGTCCCTTCTTAGCCCCTTTAATTCGTCTAATACCATGTTCGATTTTCAGTTCATCAATAGATTTTGGCTCCGCAGAGTCCGCAGTCATTTCTTCGGTATCATAACCCTTTCCCTTAATCCACTTGGCTGCATTCCGATTACTGATTTTTTGTCCATAGTGTTCATCCAATGCATAGATGCCGTTTTTCTTTTTATCGTAATGCCAGCGTACAAAAGAAAACGGATCTGGACCATACCCGAAGTCTAGACCTTGCCTGATATTATCAAACGTCTTCACCATTTCATCTGTGATGCTTCCTGCTTCGACAAGCAAGTTATCGAATGGTACAACACCAGAACCGATTGCCTTCCCACCATACTCCCAGTCATATCGTTGAGGACTTCGCTTCCTGGTCGCTTCTGCCTCTGCTACAAACTGTTTAGAGATAAATGGGTTGTCTAGGTATGTTGAGTGATGCACGAACGTATTTGACGGTTGGAATGATGTCTCATACTTCTTATTCACCCATGATTGTTTACGCTTTGGTGGGTTATAACTAAAGAAAAACTTATAAAAAAGACCATCGCTCAATTCTCCACGTAACAAGGAGTTGGTGATGGTCGTCACTTCATCTTCAGTTTTGAATTCGGCTAATTCTTCTACCCAGGCGAAAGCAAAGGGAAAGTTTGCTGACTTTAATGACTTGATTCGTTCAGGATCCTTAGCGCCACGGAATACCATGTAATTGCCTCGTGGTATGTAAGTGATTCGCATTGGAGACTTATTAACTTTAAATAGATCGGAAACGCCTTGTTCTGATATGGCCCACTTCATTTGTTCAAAGATAGAGAGTTCAATCGTATTGTCTACCTTCCTGATCCCGACTGCATTCACTGCATAGCGCATGAGTAACTGAACTATGATATGTGCAATATCGGATGACTTACCAGAACCACGGCCACCTTTGCAAACGATGTTTAAAATTTCTTCAGCTACTGCGGCTCTCCAAACTGGATGAAATGCTTTCGGAAGGAATTCAGATAACTTACGCTTCATCTTCATCACCAATATCATCAATAAACGTTACATTTACAGCACCTTCTACTTGTTGTTTATCAGTCCACAAGGCATAGCGTTTACCAATTAATTCAGCAGCCTTGATACGCTCAGCAACGGTCGGTTTCATATCCTTTTTCATGTATTGCTCTCCCATACCCATACCTACTAACGCCGCCCCATCTGCCTCACCTCGTAAAACCGCTGTTAATGTTTCCATTATTTCTTGTTGATCTGCGACTCGTTCCGACTTCAACTCTTCCATGCGTTCGGCTATATAGGAAGAAATGTTAGCATATGTTAGCAATCTACTTCCATTTGCTCTTGCTGTTGCTTCCTTCTTCACATTTGGATAAGCCTTTAAATACGCTTCTGTAGCATTCCCCAACTCAATGTAATAATCAGAAAACGCTTGTTGTTTTGGTGTTAGCTTCTTTTGTTTCATTACATATCACCTACACCCCCATATTTATTTTGGGCAAAAGAAAAAGCACCGCCAGGGGTGCTATAACTTGCTAATCAATTCTTTATTTCGTTTATACAAAGTTATATTTTCTAATTCCAACTTTTTAATCTCTAATCTTAGCTTATCATCCAAAATGTTTTCTTCTAATTGTTTTGATAACTCTAGAGATTTTTCTCGATTTGTTATTTGCTTTTCGGTCAACTTTTGCATTTGATGAACAATTTCCAACCGTTCTTCTAAACTCATTCAACCATCCCCTCCCACCGAACCAATTCGACACAAGGAGCCAAATTCCTTCTTTTCACTAATTCCCCTAACTCTACCCTTGTGCTATCATTAGCAAGTTACTTAAAGGAGAGATCATCATCGAAGCAGAAGAAAGGTACGATTTAAACGTAATTTATGATATAAGGAATCATCCCGATATAAACGGCGGCCGTTGCGATAATTGTGATCACGGCGGGTTTGCAAGTTACATCCAAGAAAATAAACTCATTCGAAAATGCAAGAATTGCGGAATGAGGAAAAATGTTTAACCCTATCATTTGATGGGGTTTTGTTTTTAGTATAAAAAAGCACCACGATAATTGCTTAAGTATTGCTTGCTTTGAATGTTGGCAATTTCGTTATTACTGGATGTACTCTGTCTATGAGTAATTGATAATTTCCGAAAATAGTACTGAGATCTTCCTCTGAAATTTTAATCCCTGTAGGATGACCTGATTCATTTCTAACTTGTCTCATAATATCTAAAAATGAAAAATGAAGATTAGAATTTTCTAACCCGATTTGTTTAAAAACATCTTCTGAGTTTTTCGTTTTCCCTAAAAAACCATCAAGTCTTGCATGTGCTTTTTTTGCTTCAACAACTTCAACTTTAAATTTTGTAATTTCTCTTTCACTTCCATTACCATTTTCTAAATAAGATAAATACGCATCACAAAGTTGAATTAGCAATCTTTCCGCCGCACATCCGATCATGGTGGCTGCGGCTAGTCTATAACCTCTTTGCCCACAATAACAAGCTTCTAGAATATAATTCTTTTCTATACTATCAATATGTTGCTTGTGTACTTTGGCTACAAGATTTTGATAAACTCGCCCCCCAGGCATTGAAACATCCGACAAATCCTCTTCTTCAGTCTCATCCCCTGTAAAATCCATTATTTTTACCCCTTTAATGACATTCAGCAAATCATGGTCTTTATCATCCGGGTAAAACTCTTTACTCAACTTAACTACTTCATCCCAAAATTCTTCCACCTTCTTCATAAGGGGTAACGGAATTCTTATATCTAATTCTAAACTAGTTTGATTCCATATACTATAAGTGAATTGACCTGTATCAGTGAGAATGAAATCACAAGATTTCATTATACTCGCTACTTCATTAAGATCTTTATACTCTAAGTATTCAATAAAATTCTTCTTAAATACATCATTACTTAAAACTGTCATGTAAACCCTCCTTTTACATCTACAATTCGACAAAAGTAGATATTTTCCTTCTTTTCATTACTTTTTACCCAATATAAAAACGCCTCCGTAAGGATGGCGCTAATTTACGTAACAACGTTCTCGACCAGAAAACCAAACCTGACCGACCCTCCCTCCATTTTAACCGCATTCCTTTTCTAATTGCAAAATAGCTGTAATCTGTCTACTTTGTCTAATCTGTCTTACGATGTCATTCTTTTGCTTTTGAACAAAATCTTTTGACATGGATAGATGCAGCGCTATTTGTCTGTACGTCATTTCATCAAGAAGGCAATCATAAATGATTTTCTGTCTTTCATCCTCTAGCACATCAATCGCTGTTTCTAGTGCATATACATTTCTTTGATAATCTTCCAACCTCCGAATCTGCTTCTCTTCTCGAATATCCATATCCCTTAATTCCGCATAACTCTTACCAGAACTTCCTCTTGGCATAGCTGCTTCATCACCGTATTGAGCAACACCCCATGATTTCATAGGAGAAGTGGATCCGTAAATGATTCGTTGAAGCCTAGCAATTTCTTTTTTCATCCAGTTATAATCCTTGATAAGCTGTGAAATTCTATCCATCAATGATCCCTCCTCATTTTTGTCTAACTCGACCGCCTACTCTTGTGTGTACTCTCATGTTTGCGCCCATAATATTTTTCCATTCAGAAGTGCTTAAACGCTCCTGTTTGCGCTTCTGCGCCTTTTTAGCCTGTGGTTTAACGTCTATCTGCATTAGTTGAGCTTTCGTTGATAGATTCATAGCTTCATCTCCTTTATAAGAAATAAAAAAAGAGGACAACAAATGACACAGCGTAATGCTGTAATCAATCGTTGTCCTCTGGATGGCCAGGGGGACTTATTAATTCAATTTTAATTCATTAAATAATTCGTCTACTTTCGCTTTATATATTTTATTTATCCTCAAAACATTTTCTTCATCATAAAGTTTTTTATCGCCTAACATCTTGTTTTTCAAAAAAGCATTATCGCTCAATTGTTGAGCAGCTATTCTTATCATCTTGACATCTTGATAATAATCAACCGGTACACTCTCTAAATCTATATTTTCTCTTATTACTCTTACGTGGTTTGAGATATCTCTAATCGTTAAATCAAGATCATCGGGTCTTAAGTCGCCTTTTGCAATTAAATTACTATGGTGACAAACACTCTCCAAATTTTTCTTATGAGTAAGAAGCAACCTTCTAAACTCCTCATAATTCCATAATTTATTTTCTTTTATTGTTAAATTAGCGGCATTAATTGCATATTTCCCTGCTAACCAAGCACCTAAAAAAGCACCACCAAGAGTACCTGTAAAACCTAATAATGAATCATGAAAAGGTTTAAATGAGAAATTGTTCGTAATAATAAATATCGTGAGTGCTAAAATGATTATTAGCAAGCTGCCAAGGACCGCATTATATACCAATTTGTCTATATCTCTCAAAAACCTTCCCCCTTCCTTTATATTTCGTTTCACTCTCCCTCACAAATAATGCTTAATACGTCATTTAGTGTCCTCAAGTGGATAGTAAAACTAATCATTTATATTTTTTATCTAGTTTTATACATTCTGCACTTATCCTATAATAACTATTTATGATATTTTTCTTAACTTCTATAATATTAGAGTAATCATCAATTGAATCTTTGTTAATGCTTCCTTCACTTTTTAAAATTAATGTTAACTCTTGATAATCAAAAGATAAATTGAACAAACTCTCTTTCAATATTAAAAAGTCACTATAATATTTATAAGGTATTGTTTCAACATTAACATCCTTTATAATACCTAAAGTATCATCGATGTGATTAAGAACAGTTAATGTATTGGCTAATTTTATTCTAATAGTATCGTTGGAAATTAAGCTATCCAATTCATCAATAATTAATTTTATATGTGTGCTGAAAGTACTAAATGTCTTTAAAAAACTTTTATTTATGTCATCCTTTAAACGTTTTTCTTGCTTCCTTATTTGTATTATTAGAATAATTATTGCTATTAATCCAGAAAGTAAAGCCCCGAACAAAGATCCCACAAAACTAGCATCATTAAAAAGAATCGAAATATACTCTCTCAAAACTCTCCCCCTCTACCTTCCCTATCCATCTTCCTTCTAAATTTCATTTTGTTAAAAGCTATTATTCTAAAACGTCCAAATCATCAATTTCAACAAATCCATTTCGGTTTGTATCAAGATATTTCACTTTAGCTCTCATCGGATCTTTTTCATCTTTTCGATTGAACCCTAAAATTTGAACGCTACGACCACGATTCCTTGTCGCTCTCTTATTTAAAGGTTGAATCCCTAGGGTACTTCCGACTCGAAATGTAAACTCCGAGATTTTTTCTTGACCAATATACCTTTCGACCTTTACCTTTTCTACCACATTCTCTTCGTTCACATAG harbors:
- a CDS encoding major capsid protein, which encodes MPSILELFNQKDVLNYLKAREFPALLGETLFPEVKKQSLEFDMIKGGSSLPVIASVHAFDTEAEIGSREASKMAIELAFIKRKLQLKEKDIIAIESPRNAAEQEYLMKEVFNDVDVLVAGVKARVEAMRMEALANGTVTLDENGLDMTVDYQVPAENKEALSGTGLWTNPDSDPIEDLLRWADTLDAKPTRALTSSAVLTALLRHPRIIGALFGKDSMRVATRADLNAFMQQHELPVIGTYNNQYRKQNANGTYTKHRYFPNNKFVMFGDGTLGETLYGPTPEENRLVRDPAVEVNNIGNVLAMVYEESLDPVSTWTKAVATAIPSFPAADEVFQAQPIA
- a CDS encoding phage scaffolding protein, which translates into the protein MKREFLEGLGLEKGKIESIMTEHGKTVESHKAKNADLTSSVDDLQGQLDQRDKDLKDLKKQAEGSEDLQTKLTDLQKQYDTDKGLYETKIKETQLSSALKLALVGKVHDADYAISQIDKEKIELDKDGNVAKGLDEQIKTLQESKSFLFVPESNPAPEFKGAKPAEGNPPGTPPSSIGAGFAQQANKQAEPVQNTIWG
- a CDS encoding minor capsid protein — translated: MNKYWESRSAQREMESQLIASKFLARMDESLREAQQDILRQIEAFYGRYSKENEITLAEARKYLTAKELKDLMNIDLKRFREMSLSSNPEHDRLLNAISYRTRISRLEALNLQIEMRMIEMYGGMNGLQEYTYTGLGEVYQNSYYQSMFDLAKQGAIAGTVAAVSDTTMKEFLTYNWSGKEFSKRIWDHQSGALQTIKRELEKSFVSGRSMQKTTKVIMDATDVSKSKVEALVRTESNFFHGLAAQNSYIDAGIEKYEVLATLDSRTSTICREQDGKVYDVKDYEPGVTANPFHVRCRSTTIPYFDESEYMQDEKRQSADGLIDSMSYEEWHEKYVEDDLERVATEEMILNRSTDKNQHKKYKDILGGDAPRSFAAFQELKYTKAIEWSKLQDNYYVKSRLSNGSFGSVINKEKQSPHMKSTVIEGKSYFFDDVDVQKLFDKYAGTGIVETNRTGSRINKEVIHVDEIIGIAVSRNEAFETNKFKIHHSKKRTHIVPIKTDQEV
- a CDS encoding phage portal protein; translation: MLIEDLYRAPWHERMVSVISDMVNNVITDDEILVKEIQDWEKSETRKNMLTGELYYRNKADILQKEQKIKWKSNQKLAHGFAKKLVDQKIGYLLSKEPTFGTENKAYSGIMTDTFDRGLLKKIKNVGKEAINKGIAYLHPYFNERGDLSFTKFPSEQIIPFWADNEHMEVLSFLRVYDVSIYMNGDKVKQKKVEYYQSKGIKFFIFEAGKLIPDVPAGLEQNHHFTINGKPYVWERIPLIHFKYNEEEQPLVDSIKSLVDNYNLQASTNADILADVPKFIYKLINYGGVDLAEFIKDLNEYMAVKLDENGDVDKLQADIQTEAVEKEIDRNRNSIYEFGRGVDTREQGLRDASGVALRFRYSDLDMDCNILESEFQSSIEHMLWFINHHLLMTGKGDFTKEKVNIIFNRDIIIAETEAIDNTSKSVGILDDKTIRENHPWYTEEVEARLEEQKKERQKEIDGYEDVFPKEVKVDE
- a CDS encoding PBSX family phage terminase large subunit, with translation MKMKRKLSEFLPKAFHPVWRAAVAEEILNIVCKGGRGSGKSSDIAHIIVQLLMRYAVNAVGIRKVDNTIELSIFEQMKWAISEQGVSDLFKVNKSPMRITYIPRGNYMVFRGAKDPERIKSLKSANFPFAFAWVEELAEFKTEDEVTTITNSLLRGELSDGLFYKFFFSYNPPKRKQSWVNKKYETSFQPSNTFVHHSTYLDNPFISKQFVAEAEATRKRSPQRYDWEYGGKAIGSGVVPFDNLLVEAGSITDEMVKTFDNIRQGLDFGYGPDPFSFVRWHYDKKKNGIYALDEHYGQKISNRNAAKWIKGKGYDTEEMTADSAEPKSIDELKIEHGIRRIKGAKKGPDSVQYGEEWLDDLDFICIDPTRTPNIAREFENIDYQTDRDGNPLPRLEDKDNHTIDATRYAFERDMKRPSVSVLK
- a CDS encoding terminase small subunit; this encodes MKQKKLTPKQQAFSDYYIELGNATEAYLKAYPNVKKEATARANGSRLLTYANISSYIAERMEELKSERVADQQEIMETLTAVLRGEADGAALVGMGMGEQYMKKDMKPTVAERIKAAELIGKRYALWTDKQQVEGAVNVTFIDDIGDEDEA
- a CDS encoding sigma-70 family RNA polymerase sigma factor; translated protein: MDRISQLIKDYNWMKKEIARLQRIIYGSTSPMKSWGVAQYGDEAAMPRGSSGKSYAELRDMDIREEKQIRRLEDYQRNVYALETAIDVLEDERQKIIYDCLLDEMTYRQIALHLSMSKDFVQKQKNDIVRQIRQSRQITAILQLEKECG